The Acidimicrobiales bacterium sequence CGTCACCGGGTCGACCTCGACCGCCATCAGTTCTTCGAGCTGATGTTCTTCTGGAGACGTTCGACGAGGGCCCGGAAGTCGCCCTGCTCCATCGACCACAGCTGCGGCCAGAGCTCGTGGTCGACGGCTGCGTCGGACTCCGAGACCGTGTCGAGCGTGAGAATCGACGCCTTGGTGCGGGCGTTCAGCTCCTTGCCCTGCCCGGCCGCGACGGCGGCGATGGCAACGGCTTCGTCGAGCAGGTCGGCGTCGTCCACGACCTGCCACACCAGCCCGGCTTCGGCGGCCCGCTCGGCGGAGAGCACCTGACCGAAGAGCACCATCGCCATCGTGGTCTGGCGCCCGACGATCGAACGCAGGCGCCAGGTGTGGCCGCCGCCGGGGTGCAGGGCGATCTGCAGGAAGCGCGAGTCGAAGCGGGCCCGCTCACGGGCGGCGATCGCGATGTCGCAGGCGAGCAGCATGTTCATACCCGCACCGACCGCGGCGCCGTTGATCGCGCCCACGATGGGCAGCGAGCTGTGGGCGATGCGGATGAAGCCCTCGTAGATCTTCTTCATGCCCTCCGGCCCCTGATCGGCCAGGAGGTCGTCGAGGTCCGCGCCCGCGCAAAAGCCCTTGCCCGCGCCGGTCAACACGACGGCACCCACCCCATCGTCGGCCTCCCACGCATCGAGGACGGCGAGGATCTCGTCGTTCATCGCGAGTGTGATCGCGTTGCGCTTCTCGGGGTCGTTCAGCGTCAGGATCCCGACGCGGTCGCGGACTTCGGTCTCGATGAGGGCCATGGCGAGCATTCTGGCACCTTCCCCGTACGGTGAGAACGTGAGCGAGGGGCAGGGGAGCGAGGACGAGGGCACCGGCACGCCCGGCCCCTTCGCGGCGTTCGGCTTCGCCAACTTCCGAACGGTCTGGATCGGCGCGGTCATCTCCAACATCGGCCGCTGGTTCCAGTCGGTCGCGATCCCGCTCGTCATCTACGACCTGACGGACGGCAGCGCGGCCTGGGTCGGTCTGGCCGGCTTCGCCCAGCAGATCCCGACCGCCCTGCTCGGCCCGCTCGCCGGCGCGCTGGCGGACCGCTACGCCCGGCGCAACATCCTGATCGTCACCCAGTCGCTCCAGGCGGTCGCCGCGCTCGGCTTCGTCGTCATGTGGTCCGCCGGGATCCGGTCGCCCGGGGCCTACGTGCTGGCCGCGGTCGGCACCGGCGTGGCGGCCGGGCTGAACCTCCCGGCCTGGCAGGCGTTCATCAGCGAGCTCGTGCCCCGTGAGTACCTGATGAGTGCGATCACGCTCAACAGTGCGCAGTTCAACGTCGCCCGCCTCCTCGGTCCGCTGCTCGCCGGCATTGTCGTGCGCGAGTGGGGCGCCGGCTGGGCGTTCACGATCAACACGGTCACGTATCTCGCAGTGATCGTGTCGCTCGTGGCGATCACCATGCCGCGCATTCACGCGGAGCCGACCGATCGCATGCGCCCGATCCGGGAGTTCATCGCCACGATCGGCTACGTCCGTACCCGTCCGGGGATCGTGACCGCGATCGGCACCGTGACGATCATCGGCTTCTTCGGCCTCGCCGGGCAGACGATGTCGGTCACCCTCGCCGAGGACGTCTTCGGTCAGAACGACACCGGGTTCGGCATGATGCTCGCCGCCGCGGGTCTCGGCGCCGTGATCGCGTCGCCCGCGATCGCCTTCATGAGCCATCGCCTCAGTCGTTCGGTCATCCAGCAGAACGCGCTCGTCCTCTACGGCGCCGGCATCGTGCTCGCCGGCGCGGCCCCCTGGTTCGTGCTCTCGCTCGGCGGGATGTTCGTCATGGGCATGGCCCACATCGCCTCGGCCTCCACGCTCAACACGGCCATCCAGCTCCAGGTGGACGAGTCGGTGCGAGCCAAGGTGCTGTCGGTGTACATCACGTCCCTGCTGCTCGCGACGCCGCTCGGCCTACTCGTGCTCGGCCAGGCGATCGACCGCTTCGGGCCCCGGGAGACCTACATCGCGTCGGGCATCGTTCTGGTGCTGGTGGCGATCGGCCTCACGATCACCGGACGGCTCCAGGGCCTCGATGACGAGGTCGGCGTCTACGAGCCGGCGGTCAGTGCAGAGGTGCATCCGACGACGCCCGCGCCGCCCCGCTGACCCTCGGCGAGGCCGGCGGCGCTACCAGGTGTCGTCGTCCTCGGTGCGCAGGTGGCGCTGACCGTCGTCGCAGTCGTTCAGCACCGGGCACCAGCGGCACGCCGGGCCGGGCGCGGTGTTGGGGTCGCGCTGTCCGGTCGCGAGCACGAGCATGCGCTCGGTCGCGTCGACCACACGGGCGACGGTGGAGAACAGCAGGTCCTCGGTGACGTCCTCCACCTGGAAGCGGCCCTGGTCGAGGTAGTACGTCGCGAGCCGGCGGGGCGGGGTGCCGAGACGGATCGCGTCGAGGAGGGCGTAGAAGCGGAGGTCCTCACGGTGCAGGGGCGAGTAGTTGCCGGTCTTGAGATCGATGAGGACCTTGCCGGCGAGCGAGCCGTCGGCCACGCCGAGCGACAGGTCCACCCGGCCGCTCAGGATGAACCGGTCGTGCACCTCGACCCGCAGCGGTGTCTCGGTGCTCGGGTACCAGGCCGGCTTGAGGCGGGGGAAGC is a genomic window containing:
- a CDS encoding enoyl-CoA hydratase-related protein, yielding MALIETEVRDRVGILTLNDPEKRNAITLAMNDEILAVLDAWEADDGVGAVVLTGAGKGFCAGADLDDLLADQGPEGMKKIYEGFIRIAHSSLPIVGAINGAAVGAGMNMLLACDIAIAARERARFDSRFLQIALHPGGGHTWRLRSIVGRQTTMAMVLFGQVLSAERAAEAGLVWQVVDDADLLDEAVAIAAVAAGQGKELNARTKASILTLDTVSESDAAVDHELWPQLWSMEQGDFRALVERLQKNISSKN
- a CDS encoding MFS transporter, whose translation is MSEGQGSEDEGTGTPGPFAAFGFANFRTVWIGAVISNIGRWFQSVAIPLVIYDLTDGSAAWVGLAGFAQQIPTALLGPLAGALADRYARRNILIVTQSLQAVAALGFVVMWSAGIRSPGAYVLAAVGTGVAAGLNLPAWQAFISELVPREYLMSAITLNSAQFNVARLLGPLLAGIVVREWGAGWAFTINTVTYLAVIVSLVAITMPRIHAEPTDRMRPIREFIATIGYVRTRPGIVTAIGTVTIIGFFGLAGQTMSVTLAEDVFGQNDTGFGMMLAAAGLGAVIASPAIAFMSHRLSRSVIQQNALVLYGAGIVLAGAAPWFVLSLGGMFVMGMAHIASASTLNTAIQLQVDESVRAKVLSVYITSLLLATPLGLLVLGQAIDRFGPRETYIASGIVLVLVAIGLTITGRLQGLDDEVGVYEPAVSAEVHPTTPAPPR